One window of Halosolutus amylolyticus genomic DNA carries:
- a CDS encoding winged helix-turn-helix domain-containing protein, which translates to MKLRQPTDFLILEELEDKGRNVATNLAEHTGKSRKNINTRLPVLEDYGLVTKIGPAERSGLYEITSMGKAALVYRDQYDDADDFESLIEGPDASASAEGDQHVNFARGETDGNDDE; encoded by the coding sequence GTGAAATTACGTCAACCGACTGACTTCTTGATCCTCGAGGAACTCGAGGATAAGGGGCGGAACGTGGCAACGAATCTGGCCGAGCATACGGGCAAGAGCCGAAAGAACATCAACACCAGACTGCCGGTTCTCGAGGACTACGGACTGGTCACCAAGATCGGGCCTGCGGAGCGCTCCGGACTCTACGAGATCACTTCGATGGGGAAAGCCGCTCTCGTTTACCGCGATCAATACGACGACGCTGACGACTTCGAATCGCTTATCGAGGGTCCCGATGCCAGTGCGTCGGCGGAGGGCGACCAGCACGTCAATTTTGCGCGCGGGGAGACCGACGGGAACGACGACGAGTAA